A section of the Styela clava chromosome 9, kaStyClav1.hap1.2, whole genome shotgun sequence genome encodes:
- the LOC120338947 gene encoding mannose-1-phosphate guanylyltransferase catalytic subunit beta-like isoform X1, with protein MIDDPDFGKYNTTYFDTPATCGYVRWSSACKAQYVLIHVFFYLMKFSPFVSACFCQRNYDHYLSKLRKLHPALTLTHLQILRFIALVLRCDISDTSSKVFSTLIFEDYFYFVGIFTEKRQVKGETTKQVKNSTLMSRKNNDIMKALILVGGYGTRLRPLTLSVPKPLVEFGNKPIMLHQVEALVEAGVRHVILAVSYMSEKLEQEMKKHAIRLGIEITLSQEDEPLGTAGPLALAKKHLAGEGVTTPFFVLNSDVISDYPFSRLLEFHKSHGKEGTICVAKVEEPSKYGVVVYDKPSGRIERFVEKPQEFVSNKINAGMYIFNPKMLNRIRPEPMSIEREVFPFMAEEGELYCMELEDFWMDIGQPKDFLVGMCMYLTSVKKKTPEKLMTGPKFIGNVLVDPTVVIGENCKIGPNVVLGPGVVIEDGVRIKRCTVLRGAAIKSHAWLESCIIGWGSRVGKWARMENVTVLGEDVNVKDEIYLNGVRVLPHKGIGASLPEPQIVM; from the exons atgattgatgaTCCGGATTTCGGAAAATACAATACAACTTATTTCGACACTCCGGCAACATGTGGATATGTACGGTGGTCGAGCGCGTGTAAGGCGCAGTACGTTTTAAtccacgtttttttttatttgatgaaattttcTCCTTTCGTATCTGCGTGCTTCTGTCAAAGAAACTATGACCATTACTTATCAAAACTCCGGAAACTGCACCCAGCACTAACCCTGACACACCTCCAAATCCTTCGGTTCATTGCGCTTGTGTTGCGATGCGATATTTCTGACACGTCAAGCAAGGTTTTTTCAACGCTGATTTTCGAAGATTATTTCTATTTTGTGGGTATTTTCACGGAAAAACGTCAAGTAAAG GGAGAAACAACCAAACAAGTAAAGAACTCTACCTTAATGTCTAGAAAAAACAACGACATTATGAAAGCTTTAATTCTTGTTGGAGGCTATGGTACAAGGTTACGACCTTTGACACTGAGTGTGCCAAAACCTCTCGTTGAGTTTGGAAACAAACCAATCATGTTACATCAAGTAGAAGCTTTAGTTGAG GCCGGTGTCCGACATGTCATCCTAGCTGTCAGCTACATGTCTGAAAAATTAGAGCAAGAAATGAAGAAGCATGCCATCAGG CTTGGTATTGAAATCACTCTCTCACAGGAAGATGAACCCCTGGGAACAG ccGGTCCACTTGCACTTGCGAAGAAGCATCTAGCAGGAGAAGGGGTCACGACCCCATTTTTTGTACTCAATTCTGATGTCATAAGTGATTATCCGTTCTCAAGATTACTGGAGTTTCATAAATCACATGGAAAAGAGGGAACAATATGT GTTGCCAAAGTAGAAGAACCTTCTAAATATGGTGTTGTTGTTTATGATAAACCTTCTGGCAGAATAGAAAG atttgttGAGAAGCCCCAGGAATTTGTGTCAAATAAAATCAACGCAGGAATGTATATTTTTAACCCAAAAATGTTGAACAGAATTCGG cCAGAACCCATGTCCATAGAGAGAGAGGTATTTCCTTTCATGGCGGAAGAAGGTGAATTGTACTGTATGGAGCTGGAAGACTTCTGGATGGATATTGGACAACCTAAAGATTTCTTAGTCGGGATGTGTATGTATTTAACATCAGTGAAAAAGAAGACGCCAGAAAAATTGATGACAGGACCGAAGTTTATTGGAAACGTACTAGTG GACCCCACCGTTGTCATTGGTGAAAACTGCAAGATCGGCCCCAATGTTGTTCTCGGACCAGGTGTTGTAATTGAAGACGGAGTTCGAATCAAACGATGCACAGTGTTACGAGGAGCTGCCATCAAATCACATGCTTGGCTGGAGTCATGCATCATCGGTTGGGGGTCAAGGGTCGGCAAATGG GCTCGCATGGAAAATGTCACCGTTCTGGGAGAAGACGTGAATGTAAAAGATGAGATTTATCTTAACGGAGTTCGAGTTTTGCCACACAAAGGAATTGGGGCTTCGTTACCTGAACCTCAGATCGTTATGTGA
- the LOC120338947 gene encoding mannose-1-phosphate guanylyltransferase catalytic subunit beta-like isoform X2, whose amino-acid sequence MAPKGETTKQVKNSTLMSRKNNDIMKALILVGGYGTRLRPLTLSVPKPLVEFGNKPIMLHQVEALVEAGVRHVILAVSYMSEKLEQEMKKHAIRLGIEITLSQEDEPLGTAGPLALAKKHLAGEGVTTPFFVLNSDVISDYPFSRLLEFHKSHGKEGTICVAKVEEPSKYGVVVYDKPSGRIERFVEKPQEFVSNKINAGMYIFNPKMLNRIRPEPMSIEREVFPFMAEEGELYCMELEDFWMDIGQPKDFLVGMCMYLTSVKKKTPEKLMTGPKFIGNVLVDPTVVIGENCKIGPNVVLGPGVVIEDGVRIKRCTVLRGAAIKSHAWLESCIIGWGSRVGKWARMENVTVLGEDVNVKDEIYLNGVRVLPHKGIGASLPEPQIVM is encoded by the exons ATGGCACCGAAG GGAGAAACAACCAAACAAGTAAAGAACTCTACCTTAATGTCTAGAAAAAACAACGACATTATGAAAGCTTTAATTCTTGTTGGAGGCTATGGTACAAGGTTACGACCTTTGACACTGAGTGTGCCAAAACCTCTCGTTGAGTTTGGAAACAAACCAATCATGTTACATCAAGTAGAAGCTTTAGTTGAG GCCGGTGTCCGACATGTCATCCTAGCTGTCAGCTACATGTCTGAAAAATTAGAGCAAGAAATGAAGAAGCATGCCATCAGG CTTGGTATTGAAATCACTCTCTCACAGGAAGATGAACCCCTGGGAACAG ccGGTCCACTTGCACTTGCGAAGAAGCATCTAGCAGGAGAAGGGGTCACGACCCCATTTTTTGTACTCAATTCTGATGTCATAAGTGATTATCCGTTCTCAAGATTACTGGAGTTTCATAAATCACATGGAAAAGAGGGAACAATATGT GTTGCCAAAGTAGAAGAACCTTCTAAATATGGTGTTGTTGTTTATGATAAACCTTCTGGCAGAATAGAAAG atttgttGAGAAGCCCCAGGAATTTGTGTCAAATAAAATCAACGCAGGAATGTATATTTTTAACCCAAAAATGTTGAACAGAATTCGG cCAGAACCCATGTCCATAGAGAGAGAGGTATTTCCTTTCATGGCGGAAGAAGGTGAATTGTACTGTATGGAGCTGGAAGACTTCTGGATGGATATTGGACAACCTAAAGATTTCTTAGTCGGGATGTGTATGTATTTAACATCAGTGAAAAAGAAGACGCCAGAAAAATTGATGACAGGACCGAAGTTTATTGGAAACGTACTAGTG GACCCCACCGTTGTCATTGGTGAAAACTGCAAGATCGGCCCCAATGTTGTTCTCGGACCAGGTGTTGTAATTGAAGACGGAGTTCGAATCAAACGATGCACAGTGTTACGAGGAGCTGCCATCAAATCACATGCTTGGCTGGAGTCATGCATCATCGGTTGGGGGTCAAGGGTCGGCAAATGG GCTCGCATGGAAAATGTCACCGTTCTGGGAGAAGACGTGAATGTAAAAGATGAGATTTATCTTAACGGAGTTCGAGTTTTGCCACACAAAGGAATTGGGGCTTCGTTACCTGAACCTCAGATCGTTATGTGA